A region from the Corylus avellana chromosome ca7, CavTom2PMs-1.0 genome encodes:
- the LOC132188673 gene encoding kiwellin-1-like yields the protein MQNQISSTVFVLFFFLLLVTKWSSVDAQTCKPSGHIRGKKASSGQCNEENDCVCCVKGKPYTTYKCSPPVSSRTKATLTINSFEKGGDGGAPSESDNKYHSDDTPVVALSTGWFNHKQRCLKYITIHGNGKSVKAKVVDECDSTMGCDAAHDYQLPYPNNIVDTSQAVWKALGVPKNS from the coding sequence ATGCAGAACCAAATTTCTTCTACTGTctttgttctcttcttctttcttcttcttgttacAAAGTGGTCAAGCGTTGATGCTCAGACTTGCAAGCCCAGTGGCCACATAAGGGGTAAAAAGGCTTCTTCAGGACAGTGTAACGAAGAGAATGACTGTGTGTGTTGTGTGAAAGGCAAGCCTTACACAACTTACAAGTGTTCACCACCAGTCTCTAGCCGTACAAAGGCCACGCTAACTATCAACAGCTTTGAGAAAGGTGGGGATGGAGGCGCACCATCAGAAAGTGACAACAAATACCACTCGGATGACACCCCTGTGGTGGCGCTCTCAACGGGATGGTTCAACCATAAGCAGAGATGTTTAAAGTATATTACAATCCATGGCAATGGAAAAAGTGTTAAGGCGAAAGTGGTTGATGAGTGTGATTCCACTATGGGATGTGATGCTGCCCATGATTACCAGCTTCCATATCCTAACAATATTGTTGATACCTCTCAAGCTGTGTGGAAGGCCTTGGGAGTGCCAAAAAATAGCTGA